In Mytilus edulis chromosome 7, xbMytEdul2.2, whole genome shotgun sequence, a single genomic region encodes these proteins:
- the LOC139483013 gene encoding GATA zinc finger domain-containing protein 14-like, producing the protein MLEHYYDAEELEDFNSIYKFGLPVFHWRRNHLEYDCQLLLTCLLLLPFASLANLWNFYEFVKSPDFVIFLKFPIVTVDNNTDKKEECRSYSWSLSEDVDCMTVNLKKGRNRISENNQNQPNTNEYEFYSKFIKRFTLLFSFEFWKHIFNLSTKVTFSLKQNKVSECSEDNTAGNSEISNSKPNENNTTGNSESSHPKLNEDNTTGNSDSSNPKLNENNTTGNSESSHPKPNEENTTGNSESSNPKLNEDNTTGNSESSHPKPNEDNTTGNSESSNPKLNEDNTTGNSESSHPKPNEENTTGNSDSSNPKPNEDNTTGNSESSNPKLNENNTTGNSESSHPKPNEENTTGNSDSSNSKPNENNTTGNSESSNPKLNEENITGNSESSHSKPNEDNTTGNSESSHSKPNEENTTGNSESSHSKPNEDNTTGNSESSHSKPNEDNTTGNSESSNPKPNEENTTGNSESSNPKPNEDNTTGNSDSSHPKPNEENTTGNSESSNPKPNEDNTTGNSDSSHPKPNEENTTGNSESSNPKPNEDNITGNSDSSHPKPNEENTTGNSESSHPKPNEENTTGISESSTPKPNEDNTTGISESSTPKPNEENTTGNSESSTPKPNEGKEQESVFFKFFDKDTQEIIDHHKKDIIDHTNDYNSEEQEEENEKCCECLYDFINFCKSEQTCCCTRTKDDEEERRRLLDSQIQESTYS; encoded by the exons ATGTTAGAGCATTATTATGATGCAGAAGAACTTGAGGATTTCAACAGTATTTATAAGTTTGGACTGCCCGTATTTCATTGGAGACGGAACCATTTAGAGTACGATTGTCAGTTATTGTTAACTTGTTTACTGTTGCTACCATTTGCCTCTCTTGCGAACTTATGGAATTTTTACGAATTCGTAAAATCACCAGACTTCGTAATATTTCTTAAATTTCCAATTGTGACAGTCGATAACAACACAGATAAAAAAGAAGAGTGTCGTTCTTATAGTTGGTCATTAAGTGAGGACGTTGATTGTATGACTGTAAACCTGAAGAAAGGAAGAAATCGTATATCTGAAAACAACCAAAATCAACCAAATACCAACGAGTACGAGTTTTACTCTAAATTCATAAAGCGTTTTACGCTACTGTTTTCCTTTGAGTTTTGGAAACACATCTTCAATCTATCGACAAAAGTCACTTTTagcttaaaacaaaacaaagtatCGGAATGTAGCGAAGACAATACAGCAGGAAATAGCGAAATTAGCAATTCAAAGCCGAATGAAAACAATACAACAGGAAATAGCGAAAGTAGCCATCCAAAGCTGAATGAAGACAATACAACAGGAAATAGCGACAGTAGCAATCCAAAGCTGAATGAAAACAATACAACAGGAAATAGCGAAAGTAGTCATCCAAAGCCGAATGAAGAAAATACAACAGGAAATAGCGAAAGTAGCAATCCAAAGCTGAATGAAGACAATACAACAGGAAATAGCGAAAGTAGTCATCCAAAGCCGAATGAAGACAATACAACAGGAAATAGCGAAAGTAGCAATCCAAAGCTGAATGAAGACAATACAACAGGAAATAGCGAAAGTAGTCATCCAAAGCCGAATGAAGAAAATACAACAGGAAATAGCGACAGTAGCAATCCAAAGCCGAATGAAGACAATACAACAGGAAATAGCGAAAGTAGCAATCCAAAGCTGAATGAAAACAATACAACAGGAAATAGCGAAAGTAGCCATCCAAAGCCGAATGAAGAAAATACAACAGGAAATAGCGACAGTAGCAATTCAAAGCCGAATGAAAACAATACAACAGGAAATAGCGAAAGTAGCAATCCAAAGCTGAATGAAGAAAATATAACAGGAAATAGCGAAAGTAGCCATTCAAAGCCGAATGAAGACAATACAACAGGAAATAGCGAAAGTAGCCATTCAAAGCCGAATGAAGAAAATACAACAGGAAATAGCGAAAGTAGCCATTCAAAGCCGAATGAAGACAATACAACAGGAAATAGCGAAAGTAGCCATTCAAAGCCGAATGAAGACAATACAACAGGAAATAGCGAAAGTAGCAATCCAAAGCCGAATGAAGAAAATACAACAGGAAATAGCGAAAGTAGCAATCCAAAGCCGAATGAAGACAATACAACAGGAAATAGTGACAGTAGCCATCCAAAGCCGAATGAAGAAAATACAACAGGAAATAGCGAAAGTAGCAATCCAAAGCCGAATGAAGACAATACAACAGGAAATAGTGACAGTAGCCATCCAAAGCCGAATGAAGAAAATACAACAGGAAATAGCGAAAGTAGCAATCCAAAGCCGAATGAAGACAATATAACAGGAAATAGTGACAGTAGCCATCCAAAGCCGAATGAAGAAAATACAACAGGAAATAGCGAAAGTAGCCATCCAAAGCCGAATGAAGAAAATACAACAGGAATTAGCGAAAGTAGCACTCCAAAGCCGAATGAAGACAATACAACAGGAATTAGCGAAAGTAGCACTCCAAAGCCGAATGAAGAAAATACAACAGGAAATAGCGAAAGTAGCACTCCAAAGCCGAATGAAGGCAAGGAACAAGAAAGTG tatttttcaagttttttgacAAAGATACACAGGAAATAATTGATCATCATAAAAAGGATATTATAGATCATACTAACGATTATAACAGTGAAGAGCAAGAAGAGGAAAACGAAAAATGCTGTGAGtgtttatatgattttataaacttttgtaaATCCGAACAGACATGCTGTTGCACAAGGACCAAGGATGATGAAGAGGAAAGGCGTAGATTATTGGATAGTCAAATTCAAGAGAGCACATATTCATAG